The following proteins are encoded in a genomic region of Leptospira fainei serovar Hurstbridge str. BUT 6:
- a CDS encoding tetratricopeptide repeat protein, giving the protein MTVLTFASVCYLTGFIVSGLCAFFLLSPKEKLESTVHLGWVFLYFALMQLAFLVGTSFFYPISFLHRWISIPSAILACTHLLAYFYFLNPQSSHKSGRSLLTGGFLLALGSLILHVLRTVPFPPSYDFSGNVFDVIRLGDERILAWILSSYLGAALILGAVRAFQAPRADIKLMAVSLWVPFLLLFGTTLLFHTKEIAIPIDRAMALSFWNPLFLTALFIAWLVHLRASGEAFSVRNPLILGIILLLLFVFQGSSWLFLQPGLDSLRETVSERQKAEDLSPKSYTFTVQEASGFNSGVSGGLDPSLFTETKRDLILSFIWENPQLLMHEFPAYSEAGKNWIGNPEYSEKLIGLSKDLEKIRKKIKNLPEKELKEEAIAILNPDGRDATLAQYLKVLSGIVKNSPAEGESLRELILDQSRELVPDGEPRFRKIPGTEEKYYYSLIQKSPGKTQAKETGIPYKDYLAFETKLLAKPLLAFLLCLFLFGIGIHAFLSFIIFHPLERLYSGLELATEGDLERELRAEAWDEIGSLADQFNRMIQSIRSAAANETGISGHHSVFKDSSWKETLQRIKLAHSPKELGQILTELESLPSSDPNRSKLILKAALKAKDYQRAYLAAEAIRALGTNDPEVIFLTSYCLKKLGNRKEAIRLAEKVRSENPRHSQNRLHLAELYFLEGRLAEAQDIAVEIQTDEGVSPTLTKLLNAIEKKGS; this is encoded by the coding sequence ATGACGGTCCTCACCTTCGCTAGTGTGTGCTATCTCACGGGATTCATAGTCTCGGGGCTTTGCGCGTTTTTTTTACTCTCACCCAAAGAAAAATTGGAGTCCACAGTCCATCTGGGTTGGGTCTTTTTATATTTCGCCCTAATGCAACTCGCCTTTTTGGTGGGGACTTCCTTCTTTTATCCTATTTCTTTTCTCCATCGCTGGATTTCCATTCCAAGCGCAATTTTAGCCTGCACACATCTTCTCGCGTACTTCTACTTCTTAAATCCTCAAAGCTCCCATAAATCAGGGAGAAGTTTACTGACCGGAGGCTTTCTCTTGGCCTTGGGTTCTTTAATTTTGCACGTATTAAGAACGGTTCCCTTTCCTCCCAGTTATGATTTCTCCGGAAACGTCTTTGACGTAATTCGACTCGGCGATGAAAGAATTTTAGCCTGGATTTTATCCTCCTATTTAGGAGCCGCACTGATTTTAGGAGCAGTGCGAGCCTTTCAAGCGCCGAGAGCCGACATAAAATTAATGGCCGTCTCACTATGGGTTCCATTTCTTCTCTTGTTCGGAACCACGTTACTATTTCATACGAAGGAAATAGCCATACCGATCGATCGTGCAATGGCCCTATCTTTCTGGAATCCGCTCTTTCTTACCGCGTTATTCATCGCTTGGCTCGTCCATTTAAGAGCGTCGGGAGAAGCTTTCAGCGTTCGAAACCCGTTAATATTGGGAATCATATTGCTCCTCCTCTTCGTTTTTCAGGGAAGCAGCTGGCTATTTCTACAGCCCGGACTGGATTCGCTTAGAGAAACGGTAAGCGAACGGCAAAAAGCAGAAGACCTTTCTCCTAAATCCTACACATTTACGGTTCAAGAAGCGAGCGGTTTTAACTCCGGAGTTTCGGGGGGCTTGGATCCATCCTTATTCACGGAGACAAAGCGGGATTTGATCCTTTCGTTCATTTGGGAAAATCCGCAATTACTCATGCACGAATTTCCGGCCTATTCCGAAGCGGGAAAAAATTGGATCGGGAACCCGGAGTATTCCGAAAAATTAATCGGTCTTTCGAAAGATTTGGAGAAGATTCGGAAAAAAATCAAAAACCTTCCTGAAAAAGAACTCAAAGAGGAAGCGATAGCAATATTAAATCCCGACGGAAGAGACGCGACTCTTGCCCAATACTTGAAAGTTCTTTCTGGCATCGTAAAAAACTCCCCGGCCGAAGGCGAATCGTTAAGAGAACTGATACTAGACCAATCGCGAGAGCTTGTTCCCGATGGAGAACCCAGATTTCGAAAAATTCCCGGAACAGAGGAAAAATATTATTATTCTCTAATCCAAAAATCTCCGGGCAAAACGCAAGCAAAAGAAACAGGAATACCGTATAAGGATTATCTCGCGTTCGAAACAAAACTTTTGGCCAAGCCTTTGCTCGCCTTTCTGCTCTGTCTCTTTCTGTTCGGAATCGGAATCCATGCATTTCTCTCATTTATCATATTCCATCCTTTGGAAAGATTATATTCCGGACTGGAACTCGCGACGGAAGGGGATTTAGAACGGGAACTTCGTGCGGAGGCCTGGGATGAGATCGGAAGTCTTGCAGACCAGTTCAATCGAATGATCCAATCGATTCGCTCCGCAGCTGCGAACGAAACTGGAATTTCCGGTCATCACTCCGTATTCAAAGACAGCTCTTGGAAAGAGACTTTACAAAGAATTAAACTAGCCCATTCACCGAAAGAATTGGGACAGATTCTTACGGAATTAGAAAGCTTACCTTCCTCGGATCCGAACAGATCCAAACTTATTTTGAAAGCAGCATTGAAAGCGAAGGATTATCAACGCGCCTATTTGGCTGCCGAAGCGATCCGTGCTTTAGGAACGAACGATCCGGAAGTTATTTTTTTAACTTCCTATTGCTTAAAGAAACTCGGAAATCGGAAAGAGGCAATCCGCCTGGCGGAGAAAGTCCGTTCGGAGAATCCGAGG
- a CDS encoding LIC_10572 family protein: MANRRKPPRKSSHQKKQDSPHKPGGNRGHQTGNQTKRRPDQGKPSNRQQQTVANKISQTMKELPAAKEPRHSSFLVKLTGFAAISLILFFGYFILMEYLDKTPVYGKHGWDDVAGQPATWEEAVEYCSGRRKRLPDKEELKTFSKRADKKLKSLGYFWSTTPEGDKGNFQIVNLNSGESNSSPTTAKFAAICVK, from the coding sequence ATGGCGAATCGTCGCAAGCCTCCACGTAAATCCTCTCACCAAAAAAAACAGGATTCTCCTCATAAACCAGGCGGAAATAGGGGGCACCAAACCGGCAACCAGACGAAACGCAGACCGGATCAAGGAAAGCCCAGCAACAGACAGCAACAGACTGTCGCAAATAAGATCAGCCAAACAATGAAAGAACTTCCAGCGGCAAAAGAACCTCGCCACTCGTCTTTCTTAGTAAAGTTGACCGGATTTGCAGCCATTTCGCTTATTCTTTTCTTTGGTTATTTCATTCTAATGGAGTATCTGGATAAAACTCCGGTATACGGCAAGCATGGGTGGGATGACGTCGCAGGACAACCGGCCACTTGGGAAGAAGCGGTGGAATATTGTTCAGGAAGAAGAAAGCGCCTCCCGGACAAAGAAGAGCTAAAGACATTCTCCAAACGAGCGGATAAGAAACTTAAATCATTAGGATATTTTTGGTCCACCACTCCGGAAGGAGACAAAGGTAATTTCCAAATCGTGAATCTAAATTCGGGCGAATCGAATTCCAGCCCAACCACCGCAAAATTCGCCGCAATTTGCGTGAAATAA